One stretch of Acropora muricata isolate sample 2 chromosome 12, ASM3666990v1, whole genome shotgun sequence DNA includes these proteins:
- the LOC136892488 gene encoding uncharacterized protein → MSTNKQNPVEITMLDSSKHGDSPNVPVDKPDSIIAAISLMTKQLVSSISTLNSSMDKSFDEMKESLVNLTEEPNEDVLLNSDAERETENVSNKDGANAHKNQSGSGSSDDNNQQPQENSTKGPEACKEANSTLASIVSTLKLGQKKAPAVNAQFAGILKEVMRVKLDDEVLSETKNLYIRPENCECLEPTQVNHLIWDKLKHDTKSNDLKLQKIQANLLKGIIPIVSVIEQLVKVQDKISPEILDIASLIKTATDSVAILGAANFGINMQRRDNIKPELNADYKHLCSPTVPFTDFLFGDDPDLSKQLKDLAEATKVSKKISKNSDSRRESYRGQTYNKSFTNTKGKKFGYKHLNQSLNSKRPNFSSHKKEEGKKHK, encoded by the coding sequence ATgtcgacaaacaaacaaaatccaGTCGAAATCACTATGCTTGACTCAAGCAAACACGGCGACTCGCCAAATGTGCCAGTCGATAAACCTGACTCGATTATTGCAGCGATTTCGCTCATGACAAAGCAATTAGTGTCATCTATTAGTACACTAAACTCATCAATGGACAAGTCATTTGATGAGATGAAGGAGTCATTAGTAAACCTCACTGAGGAACCTAACGAAGATGTTCTTCTCAACTCCGACGCGGAGAGAGAGACCGAAAACGTGTCAAACAAAGATGGCGCCAACGCACATAAAAATCAATCGGGCTCAGGCAGCTCTGATGACAACAATCAACAGCCACAGGAAAACAGTACAAAAGGCCCTGAGGCTTGCAAAGAGGCAAATTCAACGCTTGCAAGCATTGTGTCGACTCTCAAATTGGGCCAAAAGAAAGCCCCGGCTGTCAACGCACAATTCGCGGGCATTCTCAAAGAAGTTATGAGAGTGAAACTCGACGACGAAGTTTTGTCAGAGACGAAAAATCTCTACATTAGACCCGAGAATTGTGAATGCTTGGAGCCCACGCAGGTGAATCACTTGATCTGGGACAAATTGAAGCATGACACAAAGTCAAATGATCTAAAACTCCAGAAAATCCAAGCTAACCTACTGAAGGGCATCATCCCCATCGTTTCAGTTATTGAACAACTTGTTAAGGTACAAGACAAGATATCCCCTGAAATATTGGATATCGCCTCCCTTATTAAAACTGCCACTGACTCAGTGGCTATATTGGGAGCTGCGAACTTTGGCATCAATATGCAAAGACGCGACAACATAAAGCCAGAGCTAAATGCAGACTATAAGCATCTGTGCTCGCCAACAGTGCCATTCACGGATTTCCTGTTTGGAGATGACCCAGATCTATCCAAGCAACTGAAGGACCTTGCTGAAGCAACTAAAGTCAGCAAGAAAATAAGTAAGAACAGCGACTCAAGACGTGAGTCGTACAGAGGGCAGACTTACAACAAGTCCTTCACGAACACAAAAGGCAAGAAATTTGGATACAAGCACCTCAACCAATCTTTAAACTCAAAAAGGCCCAACTTCTCATCTCACAAAAAGGAGGAGGGGAAGAAGCACAAATAG